In Ferroplasma sp., a single window of DNA contains:
- a CDS encoding MqnA/MqnD/SBP family protein, with amino-acid sequence MKTIRIGALADSGDLYPFIPMIEGKVKSDDFKLEFEFIPTVQEVNDKIVKKEVDISVPSAALYPYIQRDYFILSTAVASAVDGITGMPVLAMKDMNMDEIMDSKIIVHGLNTTAFNLYKLLIGRYKKLVVVHRVLDEVNAMVQEGGVMVAVHELKAMYDLRKMGVEPHRLASMWDMWKELSGNKPMPMGTVVINSEIGEEYALKFKNLYNRSKKYAESHMDEILPVDVKIMREVQNSDISLEVIKGTIGADVKEYNVSLDDVKSGLEFFYNIMYKKNLLPRVSEIRLI; translated from the coding sequence ATGAAAACTATACGTATAGGCGCTCTGGCAGATTCAGGTGATCTTTACCCATTTATACCCATGATAGAAGGGAAGGTGAAAAGCGATGATTTCAAACTGGAATTTGAGTTCATACCTACAGTTCAGGAGGTCAATGATAAAATTGTTAAAAAAGAGGTCGATATCTCCGTGCCCTCAGCTGCACTGTATCCGTACATACAGAGGGATTATTTCATCCTCTCAACAGCAGTCGCCTCGGCAGTGGATGGAATAACAGGGATGCCAGTACTGGCTATGAAAGATATGAATATGGATGAAATCATGGATTCAAAGATTATTGTACATGGTTTAAATACTACCGCCTTCAATCTTTATAAATTGCTCATAGGCAGATATAAAAAACTTGTAGTGGTCCACAGGGTCCTTGATGAGGTAAATGCAATGGTTCAGGAGGGAGGGGTTATGGTTGCAGTGCATGAACTGAAGGCAATGTACGATCTAAGGAAAATGGGGGTTGAGCCTCACCGGCTGGCCAGTATGTGGGATATGTGGAAAGAACTCTCAGGAAATAAGCCCATGCCCATGGGAACGGTGGTGATAAACTCAGAGATAGGAGAGGAATACGCTTTGAAGTTCAAGAATTTATACAACAGGAGCAAAAAATATGCAGAGTCACATATGGATGAGATACTGCCTGTGGATGTAAAGATCATGAGGGAGGTCCAGAATTCAGATATAAGCCTCGAAGTAATCAAGGGCACAATAGGCGCAGATGTAAAAGAATATAATGTATCACTTGATGATGTCAAATCCGGGCTGGAATTTTTCTATAATATAATGTATAAGAAAAACCTGCTTCCTAGAGTCAGTGAAATAAGGTTAATTTAA
- the amrA gene encoding AmmeMemoRadiSam system protein A: protein MMQDEFIESLNDEDGKILVNIAKSAITENEKDQCNIPEKLQNKAGAFVTLSENKSLRGCIGYLRPVMPLAKAVEKAAWNAAYRDPRFNPMGKDEIGRISIEVTVIGELKEVKYDEIRSATPGKYGIYIENGIYSGTLLPQVAIENSMSMEEFIMETCRKAGLGKNCYKNSSIYAYGAKIFR from the coding sequence ATGATGCAGGATGAATTCATTGAAAGTTTGAATGATGAGGATGGAAAGATTCTGGTAAATATCGCAAAGAGTGCCATAACTGAGAATGAAAAGGATCAGTGCAATATTCCTGAAAAGCTTCAAAACAAGGCGGGTGCCTTCGTAACACTTAGTGAAAATAAAAGCCTCAGGGGGTGCATAGGATATTTGAGGCCAGTAATGCCACTTGCAAAGGCAGTAGAAAAGGCAGCGTGGAATGCGGCATACCGTGACCCCCGGTTCAACCCCATGGGTAAGGACGAGATCGGGCGAATTTCTATAGAGGTAACAGTAATCGGTGAATTAAAAGAGGTGAAGTATGATGAAATTCGTTCTGCCACCCCGGGCAAATATGGCATTTACATAGAGAATGGAATATATTCAGGAACATTGCTTCCACAGGTAGCTATTGAAAATAGTATGAGCATGGAAGAATTTATAATGGAAACCTGCAGAAAAGCAGGGCTTGGAAAGAATTGCTATAAAAATTCCTCAATTTATGCCTACGGTGCAAAAATATTTAGATAA
- a CDS encoding acyl-CoA dehydrogenase family protein codes for MFEELEDYREKIREFALKEFTEDVAAEYDRKESYPDGLRKKSLSLGIVDMQNPAKVLIAIEELCRVDAGLGIALTTPYFGSEVIMLFGNDRQKEILNDVYRGKYILGLGVTEPSGGSDVAALKTTAKKQGNKYILNGSKMFITNGAIADYLVILARTSEDSNPHHGLSTFLLNTKSKGFSATKLEDKLGVRATNTAELQFNNIELSEDDLIGEEGKGFYYIMMFFNISRIYVAAQSIGIARGAFDKIKSYIKENNVKDEDSMFRLSDVGTRIEASRQMTYNAASYLFEFKPKPELTSMAKAYSSETAVYAAEEAMEILGNKSLYESIQRIFRNAKIMEIWEGTSEIEKLVIARYILKGE; via the coding sequence ATGTTTGAGGAACTGGAAGATTATAGGGAGAAAATCAGGGAATTTGCCCTGAAAGAATTTACTGAGGATGTGGCTGCTGAATATGATAGAAAGGAATCCTATCCGGATGGCCTTCGCAAAAAATCACTGTCACTTGGGATTGTGGATATGCAGAACCCTGCCAAGGTGCTGATTGCCATAGAGGAACTCTGCAGGGTTGATGCTGGTCTCGGCATAGCTCTCACAACTCCATATTTTGGCAGTGAGGTTATCATGTTATTCGGCAATGACAGGCAGAAGGAAATCCTGAACGATGTATACCGTGGAAAGTACATACTCGGGCTTGGTGTAACAGAGCCATCCGGAGGAAGCGATGTTGCAGCCCTGAAGACCACAGCAAAGAAACAGGGGAATAAGTATATACTCAATGGTTCCAAGATGTTCATAACCAATGGCGCAATAGCTGACTATCTGGTCATACTTGCACGGACATCAGAGGATTCAAATCCGCATCATGGGCTGAGCACATTCCTTCTCAATACAAAATCTAAGGGCTTCAGTGCCACAAAGCTGGAAGATAAGCTCGGTGTAAGGGCTACCAACACTGCCGAACTTCAGTTCAATAACATAGAGCTATCAGAGGATGACCTTATAGGTGAAGAGGGAAAGGGCTTTTATTATATCATGATGTTTTTCAACATAAGCAGAATTTATGTTGCTGCACAATCCATAGGTATAGCCAGGGGGGCCTTTGATAAGATTAAATCCTATATAAAGGAAAATAACGTGAAGGACGAGGATTCCATGTTCAGGCTGTCAGATGTTGGTACCAGAATAGAGGCATCCAGGCAGATGACATACAATGCAGCATCATATCTGTTTGAATTCAAGCCCAAGCCCGAACTCACAAGCATGGCAAAGGCATACAGCAGCGAAACTGCAGTATATGCTGCTGAAGAGGCAATGGAAATACTGGGTAATAAATCACTGTATGAGAGTATACAGAGAATATTCAGAAATGCGAAAATCATGGAAATCTGGGAAGGCACAAGCGAAATTGAGAAACTCGTCATTGCAAGATACATATTAAAGGGTGAATAA
- the amrS gene encoding AmmeMemoRadiSam system radical SAM enzyme → MEASLYERSGDRIRCTACERYCYLKEGQSGFCGVRTYRNGVLNLDVYNYPFGYNIDPIEKKPVLHMYPGSRILSFGTSGCNFACKYCQNYEMSQRKTVVGEYMTPEKIVKEARKLHVDGIAYTYNEPTIFMEFARDVGILAHRYGIFNIFVTNGYETPESMQMASEFLDAMTVDFKGNADEKFYNRYISVLHPDLIYKTIKSSMDYGIHTEITDLVIPQIGDNTEDAEKMISKIKDIGGEYTPISFLRYHPDYKLSLPATPFDTLKKHYDIARHMGMHYVYLGNVREQNYENTYCPECGALLIKRQLFNSEIIGLNPDGSCTHCGFKTGILVKKGIIQ, encoded by the coding sequence ATGGAAGCCAGCTTATATGAAAGAAGTGGTGACAGAATAAGGTGCACAGCCTGTGAGAGATACTGTTACTTAAAGGAGGGTCAGAGTGGCTTCTGTGGGGTAAGAACATACAGGAATGGTGTTTTAAACCTCGACGTTTACAATTATCCCTTTGGATACAACATAGACCCTATAGAAAAGAAGCCTGTTTTGCATATGTATCCCGGTTCCAGAATCCTTTCCTTTGGGACATCTGGATGTAACTTCGCCTGCAAATACTGCCAGAATTACGAAATGAGCCAGAGAAAAACTGTTGTAGGCGAATATATGACTCCGGAGAAAATAGTAAAAGAGGCAAGAAAATTGCATGTGGACGGCATAGCGTATACATATAATGAACCCACTATTTTTATGGAATTTGCCCGTGATGTGGGAATTCTGGCACACAGGTATGGGATCTTCAATATATTCGTGACAAATGGTTATGAAACACCAGAATCCATGCAAATGGCATCTGAATTCCTGGATGCCATGACTGTTGATTTCAAGGGAAATGCTGATGAAAAATTCTATAATAGATACATATCTGTACTGCACCCTGATTTAATTTATAAAACTATAAAATCTTCCATGGATTATGGCATACACACTGAAATAACAGACCTGGTTATCCCCCAGATAGGGGACAATACTGAAGATGCAGAAAAAATGATTTCAAAAATAAAGGACATAGGCGGTGAATATACTCCAATAAGCTTTTTGCGATACCATCCGGATTATAAACTGTCCCTGCCTGCAACCCCATTTGATACACTGAAAAAACATTATGACATTGCAAGGCACATGGGCATGCATTATGTTTACCTTGGCAATGTTAGGGAACAGAACTATGAAAATACATACTGCCCTGAATGCGGGGCGCTCCTGATTAAAAGGCAGCTCTTCAACTCAGAAATTATAGGTTTGAATCCAGATGGTAGCTGCACACATTGCGGATTCAAAACTGGCATATTAGTTAAGAAAGGCATTATCCAGTAG
- a CDS encoding carbon-nitrogen hydrolase family protein, with the protein MLKIALTQLRPVADKDISLRNIEYYSGIAASNSSELIVFPEYYMFYSPYRDAVIKNSESLNGNYVRRLKEISQNNRISIIAGINEVYDGNYYDTAVFIQDGELSNYYRKSHLYDAFGYKESDIYTYGNGPFKISRVGGVNFGMLICYDIRFPEVFRNYSMNDADIIILISAWFAGTMKEEQWLSLVSVRALENTVYLATSNMVGGGFTGISSFTDPIGAIRARAAEDEDIVYATVDLERIAAVRKKMPVLRQRRPELYKL; encoded by the coding sequence ATGTTAAAAATAGCATTAACCCAGCTGAGGCCGGTTGCAGATAAGGACATCAGCCTCAGAAATATAGAGTATTATTCCGGCATTGCAGCCTCCAATTCTTCAGAGCTTATTGTATTCCCTGAGTATTATATGTTTTATTCACCGTACAGGGACGCGGTTATAAAGAACTCAGAGTCACTGAACGGCAATTATGTGAGAAGGCTTAAGGAAATCTCACAGAACAACAGGATCAGCATTATTGCTGGAATTAATGAGGTTTATGACGGGAACTATTACGACACAGCTGTATTCATACAGGATGGTGAGCTATCTAATTACTACAGAAAATCCCATTTATACGATGCTTTCGGATACAAGGAATCAGATATTTATACCTATGGGAACGGGCCATTTAAAATCTCGAGAGTGGGAGGCGTTAATTTCGGAATGTTAATCTGTTACGACATAAGGTTCCCTGAGGTTTTCAGGAATTATTCCATGAACGATGCAGATATAATTATACTTATCTCTGCATGGTTTGCAGGAACTATGAAAGAGGAGCAGTGGCTCTCTCTTGTTTCTGTTCGGGCTCTTGAGAACACAGTTTATCTTGCTACATCCAATATGGTCGGTGGGGGATTCACAGGGATATCTTCATTTACAGATCCTATAGGTGCTATCAGGGCCCGCGCTGCAGAGGATGAAGATATTGTATATGCCACGGTTGACCTTGAAAGAATTGCGGCTGTAAGGAAAAAAATGCCTGTTCTCAGGCAGAGAAGGCCTGAGCTTTATAAACTGTGA
- a CDS encoding MEMO1 family protein, translated as MDNTRDPYVAGAFYPDDYKQLKNDITSYMDIEPPVINYKRLIGAIVPHAGYIYSGRTAAYAYNIIKNCKKRDFLIIGPNHSGYPSYPAIYPDGYWNTPMGYARVNSALSGKILLKSNIIRDDKEAHMIEHSIEVQIPFLQYIFNSNFSFSPIILGNQGQPVARNIAETIETLEEKPFLLISSDLNHYNQYDKNNELDSIIIKDIEELNVRKYYEDLKKYGISACGYGAIAILMMVTRQMKGKIALLNHSNSGDYGSGHSRVVGYASMIAYK; from the coding sequence ATGGATAATACCAGGGACCCCTATGTTGCCGGGGCATTTTACCCGGATGATTACAAACAACTAAAAAACGATATAACCAGTTATATGGACATAGAACCTCCTGTTATAAATTACAAAAGATTAATAGGCGCCATAGTCCCTCACGCAGGTTATATATACTCGGGCAGAACAGCAGCATATGCTTACAACATAATCAAAAATTGCAAGAAACGGGATTTTTTAATTATAGGGCCCAATCATTCTGGGTACCCATCCTATCCAGCAATTTATCCGGACGGGTACTGGAATACTCCAATGGGATACGCCAGGGTCAATTCCGCACTTTCAGGTAAAATACTTCTCAAATCAAATATTATAAGGGATGATAAGGAAGCCCACATGATAGAGCATTCCATTGAGGTTCAGATTCCGTTTCTCCAGTATATATTTAATTCTAATTTCTCATTTTCCCCCATAATTCTGGGAAACCAGGGGCAGCCCGTAGCCAGAAATATAGCAGAAACCATAGAGACGCTGGAGGAAAAACCATTTCTGCTCATAAGTTCAGATCTAAACCATTATAATCAGTACGATAAGAACAATGAACTGGATAGTATTATAATCAAGGACATAGAAGAATTAAATGTGAGAAAATATTATGAGGATCTGAAAAAATACGGCATATCTGCCTGCGGCTACGGTGCAATTGCAATATTAATGATGGTCACCAGGCAGATGAAGGGGAAAATCGCACTTCTGAATCATAGCAATTCCGGTGATTATGGGTCAGGCCATAGCAGGGTTGTAGGCTACGCATCCATGATAGCCTATAAATAG
- a CDS encoding acyl-CoA dehydrogenase family protein: MEEENNILRETVVEFCEKNLDEKKIETEGITEKLTDLIASQGFLGSAIPDKYSGSGLDETSYEIILEEIAKYSPSVAMKIFILNSMYYPAVKGTSAEDTLNDASTGKIGVAVDFINKTGSVESESGKAKGTLKNILGSDAEKLIVFADNTSMISGPFKSDSRDFMGFRGLRFGDLHLDNSIQILDKNSRIAEIMEKSYGAASAIALGMISGALQKAIDYTNVRKAFGNQLRDFEPVSFRLARFRSVESILRNSLYGRTDPYYTFNFAMEHLVEIARYSVNTHGGYGYFKDFGVEKFYRDAIVMKSVFYGTEELRKLTEHVYSEKINFV; encoded by the coding sequence ATGGAAGAGGAAAACAATATACTCAGGGAGACTGTAGTGGAATTCTGTGAAAAAAACCTGGACGAAAAGAAAATAGAAACAGAAGGAATAACAGAAAAACTAACGGACTTAATTGCATCCCAGGGATTTCTGGGGTCTGCTATACCGGATAAATACTCAGGATCTGGGCTGGATGAAACATCATATGAAATTATCCTGGAGGAGATAGCGAAATATTCCCCATCTGTGGCAATGAAGATATTTATTTTAAATTCTATGTACTATCCTGCAGTCAAAGGAACTTCAGCAGAGGATACGCTTAATGATGCATCTACAGGAAAAATAGGCGTTGCCGTGGATTTTATCAATAAAACCGGCAGTGTTGAATCTGAATCCGGGAAAGCAAAGGGAACACTGAAAAACATACTTGGGTCGGATGCCGAGAAACTTATTGTATTCGCAGATAACACATCCATGATTTCCGGTCCGTTCAAGTCAGATTCAAGAGATTTCATGGGATTCCGCGGGTTGAGGTTCGGTGACCTGCATCTTGACAACAGCATTCAGATACTGGATAAAAACAGTAGAATAGCAGAGATAATGGAAAAATCATACGGTGCCGCATCAGCTATTGCGCTGGGCATGATTTCTGGAGCACTTCAGAAGGCCATAGACTACACAAATGTGAGGAAGGCATTCGGCAACCAGCTCAGGGATTTCGAGCCGGTTTCATTCAGGCTGGCAAGATTCAGGTCTGTAGAATCTATTCTGAGAAATTCACTTTACGGCAGGACTGACCCATACTACACATTTAACTTTGCCATGGAGCATCTTGTGGAGATAGCCAGATATTCAGTTAATACCCATGGTGGATATGGGTATTTCAAGGATTTCGGTGTGGAGAAATTTTATAGGGATGCTATTGTCATGAAATCTGTATTCTATGGAACAGAGGAACTTAGAAAATTAACAGAACATGTTTATTCAGAAAAAATAAATTTTGTGTAA